DNA from Methylobacterium currus:
GCTGCCCAACCCTGTCCCCAGAACCATGCACAGATGAAGATCACCCAGGCCTTCACGTTCGAGGCGGCCCACCGGCTGCCGAACGTGCCCCCGACCCATCGCTGCCACCGCATGCACGGCCATTCCTACCGGGTGGAGCTGACCCTCGACGGGCCGGTCGATCCGGCGACCGGCTGGGTGGTCGATTTCTTCGACGTCGAGGCCGCCTTCGGGCCGGTGCTCGCGCGCCTCGACCATTACTGCCTCAACGAGGTGCCGGGCCTCGAGAACCCCACCGCCGAGCA
Protein-coding regions in this window:
- the queD gene encoding 6-carboxytetrahydropterin synthase QueD, with protein sequence MKITQAFTFEAAHRLPNVPPTHRCHRMHGHSYRVELTLDGPVDPATGWVVDFFDVEAAFGPVLARLDHYCLNEVPGLENPTAEHIAVWIWEKTRPALPLLSSVKVFETPMSWAEYTGA